The Primulina tabacum isolate GXHZ01 chromosome 7, ASM2559414v2, whole genome shotgun sequence genome includes a window with the following:
- the LOC142550979 gene encoding zinc finger protein ZAT5-like: MVAEDYNDTMKGKRDKRPRSGSPLALTMATSSSSTANMGGYSTGSSVLSDISGSSDHYLTLTSGEFKQSKEEDMANSLIHFAKGRRQVSSPTVAGAAEFYRCKTCNKSYSSFQALGGHRTSHKKPIIKPFTTTVEDENPSAENQEERVGRTILSLKIRNRSLALGSGTLNKSRVHECSICGAEFASGQALGGHMRRHRPSENSSHSESDEEKKPRKMLLLDLNLPAPEELAFSATPLINCHYN, from the coding sequence ATGGTGGCCGAGGATTACAATGATACCATGAAAGGAAAACGTGACAAGAGACCAAGATCGGGTTCACCTCTTGCATTAACCATGGCTACAAGCTCATCTAGCACCGCCAACATGGGCGGTTATAGCACCGGCAGCAGCGTTCTGAGTGACATTTCCGGCAGTTCTGACCACTACTTGACGTTAACTTCCGGTGAGTTCAAGCAAAGCAAAGAAGAAGACATGGCGAATAGTTTGATTCACTTTGCCAAAGGCCGCCGCCAGGTGTCATCGCCGACCGTGGCGGGGGCTGCAGAGTTTTACCGCTGCAAGACGTGTAACAAGAGTTATTCTTCATTCCAAGCATTAGGTGGCCACCGAACCAGCCACAAGAAACCCATAATCAAGCCATTCACAACAACCGTAGAGGATGAAAACCCGTCAGCAGAAAACCAGGAAGAACGTGTTGGTCGTACGATTCTTTCGCTCAAAATCAGGAACAGAAGTCTAGCCTTAGGCAGCGGCACATTAAACAAGTCTAGGGTTCATGAGTGTTCAATATGCGGTGCTGAATTCGCCTCCGGCCAAGCCTTGGGTGGCCACATGCGGCGGCACAGGCCGTCGGAAAACAGCAGCCACAGCGAGTCTGACGAAGAGAAGAAGCCCCGGAAAATGTTGTTATTAGACCTTAATCTTCCAGCCCCGGAAGAACTAGCCTTCTCCGCCACTCCTCTAATCAACTGTCATTATAATTAG
- the LOC142551834 gene encoding E3 ubiquitin-protein ligase RZFP34-like isoform X2 yields the protein MDCGLKNQMISHSSANGEYMTEMGFVEYGCSHYRRKCKIVAPCCNEIFDCRHCHNDAKNSIYVDPLERHDIPRHEIERVVCSLCRTEQEVQKTCINCGVNMGNYYCRKCKFFDDDVSKKQFHCDKCGICRTGGEENFFHCDKCECCYANSLRDSHVCVERAMHHNCPVCFEYLFDTTRDVTVSPCGHTIHLDCIKEMERHFQYSCPVCSKSYCDMTRVWEKLDQEVAATPMPEMYHNKMVWILCNDCGETSEVNYHILANKCLNCNSYNTRQTRGSHASCSSSIAEIVR from the exons ATGGACTGTGGTTTGAAGAATCAGATGATTTCTCATTCTTCTGCAAATGGTGAATACATGACGGAGATGGGTTTTGTTGAATATGG GTGCTCTCATTACCGGAGGAAGTGTAAGATTGTAGCACCGTGTTGTAATGAGATATTTGATTGCAGGCACTGCCACAATGACGCAAAG AATTCGATATACGTCGATCCACTCGAACGCCATGATATCCCGCGGCATGAGATAGAGAGG GTTGTCTGTTCTCTATGCCGCACAGAACAAGAA GTTCAAAAAACGTGCATTAATTGTGGGGTCAATATGGGGAATTACTATTGCCGAAAATGTAAATTCTTTGACGATGAT GTTTCCAAGAAACAATTTCACTGTGATAAATGCGGAATTTGCAG AACTGGCGGTGAAGAAAACTTCTTCCATTGCGACAAATGTG AATGTTGCTATGCAAACTCATTGAGAGATTCACATGTTTGTGTAGAGAGAGCAATGCATCACAATTGCCCCGTGTGCTTCGAG TATCTTTTTGACACGACGAGAGACGTCACTGTGTCGCCATGTGGTCACACCATACATCTTGACTGCATCAAGGAAATGGAACGCCATTTCCA GTATTCTTGCCCCGTTTGCTCGAAGTCTTATTGTGATATGACCCGTGTTTGGGAAAAACTTGATCAAGAG GTTGCTGCTACTCCTATGCCTGAAATGTATCATAACAAAATG GTTTGGATCCTTTGCAACGACTGTGGAGAAACATCTGAAGTGAACTATCACATTCTGGCGAACAAATGCTTGAATTGCAACTCGTATAATACTAGGCAGACCAGAGGAAGCCATGCTTCTTGCTCATCAagcatagcagagattgttagatgA
- the LOC142551830 gene encoding serine/threonine protein phosphatase 2A 57 kDa regulatory subunit B' beta isoform-like yields MFNKMKIMKRGHRKVAKSDADYAYVSPNRSSGSVSTSDVVVNHASRGGEVTNSHQPHHMISAAVPSPTGSIENQPMFRDVAVTERQSLFMWKLQICCFLFDFSDTLKMVREKEIKRQTLVELVDFIQSGSGKITESNQEEMIRMVSVNIFRCLPPASHENYGSENADPEEEDQYLDPSWPHLQLVYELLLRYVVSSDTDTKIAKRYIDHSFVLKLLDLFDSEDPREREYLKTILHRIYGKFMVHRPFIRKAISNIFYRFIYETERFGGIGELLEILGSIINGFALPMKEEHKLFLVRALIPLHKPKPVATYHHQLSYCITQFVEKDYKLADTVIRGLLKYWPVTNCQKEVLFLGELEEVLEATQASAFQRCMVPLFRQIAHCLNSSHFQVAERALFVWNNEHIVSLIAQNRGIILPIIFEALEKNVQSHWNQAVHDLTVNVRKMFMAMDAELFDECKRHYAQKEARTRELEEQRELKWQRLAAVAAQGG; encoded by the exons ATGTTTAATAAGATGAAGATAATGAAGAGAGGCCACCGGAAGGTGGCCAAATCCGACGCAGATTATGCCTACGTGTCTCCGAACCGGAGCTCCGGCTCGGTGTCTACATCTGACGTCGTAGTCAACCATGCCTCTCGGGGCGGTGAGGTTACGAATTCACATCAACCCCATCATATGATTTCAGCTGCTGTGCCTTCTCCTACGGGTTCGATTGAGAATCAACCTATGTTTAGGGATGTCGCGGTCACCGAGCGTCAGAGTTTATTTATGTGGAAGCTGCAAATCTGCTGCTTCCTCTTTGATTTCTCGGATACACTGAAGATGGTGAGGGAAAAAGAGATTAAAAGACAAACCCTTGTGGAGCTTGTGGATTTTATTCAGTCCGGATCAGGTAAAATAACTGAATCTAATCAAGAGGAGATGATTAGAATGGTATCTGTTAATATATTCCGTTGCTTGCCCCCGGCCTCCCATGAAAACTATGGGTCTGAGAATGCCGACCCTGAAGAGGAGGACCAGTACCTTGATCCGTCATGGCCACATTTACAGCTGGTTTATGAATTGCTGCTGCGATATGTTGTCTCATCCGACACAGATACAAAGATTGCCAAGCGTTACATTGATCATTCTTTTGTTTTGAAGTTGCTTGATCTGTTTGATTCCGAAGATCCCAGGGAGAGGGAGTATTTGAAGACTATTCTGCATAGAATATACGGGAAGTTCATGGTGCATAGGCCCTTTATTAGGAAAGCAATAAGCAATATTTTTTATAGGTTCATATACGAGACAGAGAGGTTCGGCGGGATTGGAGAGCTTTTAGAGATACTCGGGAGCATAATTAATGGGTTTGCTTTGCCAATGAAGGAAGAGCACAAATTGTTTCTAGTTAGAGCTTTGATACCACTCCACAAACCCAAACCGGTAGCCACGTACCATCACCAGCTGTCATATTGCATTACGCAGTTTGTGGAAAAGGACTACAAGTTGGCTGATACTGTTATCCGGGGTTTGCTGAAATATTGGCCCGTCACCAATTGCCAAAAGGAGGTTCTCTTTCTAGGGGAACTTGAGGAAGTGTTAGAGGCGACACAGGCGTCGGCATTTCAACGTTGCATGGTCCCTCTTTTTCGACAGATTGCTCACTGCCTCAACAGTTCTCATTTTCAG GTTGCCGAAAGAGCTCTGTTTGTGTGGAATAACGAGCATATTGTGTCCTTGATTGCTCAGAATCGTGGTATCATTTTACCAATCATCTTTGAGGCTTTGGAAAAGAATGTCCAATCCCACTGGAACCAGGCAGTGCATGATCTAACTGTTAATGTCCGAAAAATGTTTATGGCAATGGATGCCGAGTTATTTGATGAGTGCAAGAGGCATTATGCACAAAAGGAGGCGAGAACCAGGGAACTGGAGGAACAACGAGAATTAAAGTGGCAGAGATTGGCAGCAGTTGCAGCTCAAGGAGGCTGA
- the LOC142551831 gene encoding ACT domain-containing protein ACR10-like isoform X2, which yields MGILYDDAVLIRVSEEEEEPSVITVNCWDKTGLGCDLCRVILFFGLTVVRTDMSTDGKWCYIVFWVLGKPSTRWSLLKNRLMEACPSCSLASVILSEEADAKPSNVFLLKFFCHDRKGLLHDVTEVLCELELIIKKVKISMTPDGKVMDLFFITDTRELLHTKKRKDDTYNHLRAVLGDSMISCEIEMVGPEIMNSSQGPSFLSDAITEDMFYVETPDEHQNSTVAFKSPSITIDNSLSPGHTLVQIVCQDHKGLLFDVMRTFKDYNIQISYGRFTKKEKSECELDLFIMQADGKKIFDPSKQKSLCSRLRVELSRPLRVALINRGPDTELLVANPVELSGKGRPLVFYDITLALKLLDKGIFLADIGRYIIGDREWEIYRVLLDEGDNASVSKTTIEETVWRMLMSWEL from the exons ATGGGGATTTTGTACGATGATGCGGTGTTAATTAGAGTGTCGGAGGAAGAGGAGGAGCCCAGTGTGATTACTGTGAATTGTTgggataaaactggtttaggatGTGATCTTTGCCGTGTAATTCTCTTCTTTGGGCTAACAGTTGTAAGAACTG ACATGTCGACCGATGGAAAATGGTGTTACATAGTGTTTTGGGTGCTGGGCAAACCGAGTACAAGATGGAGTTtattgaagaacagattgatGGAGGCGTGCCCATCCTGTTCTTTGGCATCTGTGATTTTATCCGAAGAGGCCGATGCGAAACCCTCCAATGTTTTCCTCCTGAAGTTCTTTTGTCATGACCGAAAAGGTCTTTTGCACG ATGTGACGGAGGTTCTTTGCGAGCTCGAGCTTATAATAAAGAAAGTGAAGATTTCAATGACTCCAGATGGAAAAGTGATGGATCTCTTCTTCATAACTGACACAAG GGAACTTTTGCATACGAAGAAGAGAAAGGATGACACCTACAACCATTTAAGAGCTGTTCTTGGTGATTCCATGATAAGTTGCGAGATCGAAATGGTGGGTCCTGAAATTATGAATTCGTCACAGGGGCCCTCATTTCTTTCAGATGCAATCACCGAAGATATGTTCTATGTAGAGACACCAGATGAGCACCAAAATAGCACTGTGGCATTCAAGAGTCCGTCCATCACGATAGATAACTCGTTGAGTCCGGGTCACACTCTTGTCCAAATTGTTTGCCAAGATCACAAAGGCTTATTGTTTGACGTAATGCGAACTTTTAAGGATTATAACATCCAG ATTTCTTATGGTCGGTTCACGAAGAAAGAGAAATCGGAATGTGAACTGGACTTATTTATCATGCAAGCAGATGGTAAGAAGATATTCGACCCCAGTAAGCAAAAGTCATTATGCTCTCGCCTTCGAGTGGAGCTAAGCAGACCTCTCAGAGTAGCATTGATTAATCGTGGCCCTGACACAGAACTGTTAGTCGCAAATCCGGTAGAGTTATCAGGCAAGGGCCGCCCCCTCGTTTTCTATGATATAACCCTTGCACTCAAGTTACTCGATAAAGGGATCTTTTTG GCTGACATAGGAAGGTACATTATCGGGGATCGTGAATGGGAAATCTACAGAGTTTTACTCGATGAAGGAGACAACGCCTCCGTATCAAAAACCACGATAGAAGAGACCGTTTGGAGGATGCTGATGAGTTGGGAACTTTAA
- the LOC142551831 gene encoding ACT domain-containing protein ACR10-like isoform X1 gives MGILYDDAVLIRVSEEEEEPSVITVNCWDKTGLGCDLCRVILFFGLTVVRTVNSLHVCPFDHVVEDMSTDGKWCYIVFWVLGKPSTRWSLLKNRLMEACPSCSLASVILSEEADAKPSNVFLLKFFCHDRKGLLHDVTEVLCELELIIKKVKISMTPDGKVMDLFFITDTRELLHTKKRKDDTYNHLRAVLGDSMISCEIEMVGPEIMNSSQGPSFLSDAITEDMFYVETPDEHQNSTVAFKSPSITIDNSLSPGHTLVQIVCQDHKGLLFDVMRTFKDYNIQISYGRFTKKEKSECELDLFIMQADGKKIFDPSKQKSLCSRLRVELSRPLRVALINRGPDTELLVANPVELSGKGRPLVFYDITLALKLLDKGIFLADIGRYIIGDREWEIYRVLLDEGDNASVSKTTIEETVWRMLMSWEL, from the exons ATGGGGATTTTGTACGATGATGCGGTGTTAATTAGAGTGTCGGAGGAAGAGGAGGAGCCCAGTGTGATTACTGTGAATTGTTgggataaaactggtttaggatGTGATCTTTGCCGTGTAATTCTCTTCTTTGGGCTAACAGTTGTAAGAACTG TGAATTCCCTTCATGTTTGTCCATTTGATCACGTGGTTGAAGACATGTCGACCGATGGAAAATGGTGTTACATAGTGTTTTGGGTGCTGGGCAAACCGAGTACAAGATGGAGTTtattgaagaacagattgatGGAGGCGTGCCCATCCTGTTCTTTGGCATCTGTGATTTTATCCGAAGAGGCCGATGCGAAACCCTCCAATGTTTTCCTCCTGAAGTTCTTTTGTCATGACCGAAAAGGTCTTTTGCACG ATGTGACGGAGGTTCTTTGCGAGCTCGAGCTTATAATAAAGAAAGTGAAGATTTCAATGACTCCAGATGGAAAAGTGATGGATCTCTTCTTCATAACTGACACAAG GGAACTTTTGCATACGAAGAAGAGAAAGGATGACACCTACAACCATTTAAGAGCTGTTCTTGGTGATTCCATGATAAGTTGCGAGATCGAAATGGTGGGTCCTGAAATTATGAATTCGTCACAGGGGCCCTCATTTCTTTCAGATGCAATCACCGAAGATATGTTCTATGTAGAGACACCAGATGAGCACCAAAATAGCACTGTGGCATTCAAGAGTCCGTCCATCACGATAGATAACTCGTTGAGTCCGGGTCACACTCTTGTCCAAATTGTTTGCCAAGATCACAAAGGCTTATTGTTTGACGTAATGCGAACTTTTAAGGATTATAACATCCAG ATTTCTTATGGTCGGTTCACGAAGAAAGAGAAATCGGAATGTGAACTGGACTTATTTATCATGCAAGCAGATGGTAAGAAGATATTCGACCCCAGTAAGCAAAAGTCATTATGCTCTCGCCTTCGAGTGGAGCTAAGCAGACCTCTCAGAGTAGCATTGATTAATCGTGGCCCTGACACAGAACTGTTAGTCGCAAATCCGGTAGAGTTATCAGGCAAGGGCCGCCCCCTCGTTTTCTATGATATAACCCTTGCACTCAAGTTACTCGATAAAGGGATCTTTTTG GCTGACATAGGAAGGTACATTATCGGGGATCGTGAATGGGAAATCTACAGAGTTTTACTCGATGAAGGAGACAACGCCTCCGTATCAAAAACCACGATAGAAGAGACCGTTTGGAGGATGCTGATGAGTTGGGAACTTTAA
- the LOC142551836 gene encoding LOW QUALITY PROTEIN: pentatricopeptide repeat-containing protein At3g49170, chloroplastic-like (The sequence of the model RefSeq protein was modified relative to this genomic sequence to represent the inferred CDS: inserted 1 base in 1 codon): MLINLSVSSTVSLSPQLPQLPSRKKVAGVRPLEILTFETYKDRLIRQAEVGHVEEAISTLDLMSRANLAPDLTTYSVLLKSCIRTRNFRLGQLVHSRILESGLELDSFVLNSLLSLYSKCGDQKTAEEIFESMGDLRDLVSWSAMISCYAHSGSNFEAVQKFVEMVQFGEYPNQFCFSAALQACSNRQYAWMGLVIFSFLLKTGYFESDVCVGCALIDLFAKGFGDLGLAKNVFDEMHEKNSVSWTLMITRTAQMGSPKDAIEMLLDMVLGGDIPDRFTXSSALSACSELGWLFFGQQLHSWLVKNGLWLDVCVGCSLVDMYAKCAVYNSMGNSRKAFDRMPEHNVMSWTAVITGYVRSGECCMEAIKLYRQMLTEGKVKPNHFTFAALLKACGNLLDPNLGEQIHDHLVKFGLSSDNCVGNSVISMYAKNDRMDDARKAFELLFEKNLVSYNAMIDGYAQNLESNEAFELYNQTKISGTGGDAFTFSSLFSGAASIGAVGKGEQMHARLLKSGFAYNQHVCNSLVSMYASCGNIEAAFQVFDEMGDPNVVSWTSIITGFAKHGFANRALELFKKMLDFGVKPNEITYVAVLSACSRAGLIEDAWRHFHSMYKEVGIKPRMEHYACMVDALGRMGFLDKAVQLIESMPFRADALVWRTLLGACRVHGNTELGKLAAKEILEQEPNDPAALVLLSNLYASSGKWENVAKIRKSMKVQNLVKEAGCSWIEIARKVHKFYVGDTKHPQAKQIYEELDRLGQRIREMGYVADTSFVPHEVEEELKEQILSQHSEKIALAFGLISTTKLMPIRIFKNLRVCGDCHTAMKYISMATRREIVVRDYNRFHHIKDGKCSCNDYW; the protein is encoded by the exons ATGTTGATAAACCTTTCTGTCTCCTCCACTGTCTCGCTCTCACCCCAATTACCCCAGCTTCCCTCCCGCAAAAAAGTTGCCGGTGTGCGACCTCTCGAAATATTAACTTTCGAGACTTACAAGGATCGGTTGATTCGCCAAGCAGAGGTTGGTCATGTCGAAGAAGCAATCTCGACCCTTGATCTCATGTCTCGAGCTAATCTCGCCCCTGACCTTACCACATACTCCGTTCTCCTCAAGTCATGCATCCGGACTCGGAACTTCCGTTTGGGTCAACTCGTTCACTCCAGAATACTGGAATCGGGGCTCGAACTTGACTCATTTGTCCTCAACTCCCTCCTCAGTCTTTACTCTAAATGCGGTGATCAGAAAACGGCGGAGGAGATATTTGAGTCCATGGGTGACCTGAGGGACTTGGTTTCATGGAGCGCGATGATATCTTGTTATGCGCACAGCGGTTCAAATTTTGAAGCGGTTCAGAAGTTCGTCGAAATGGTGCAATTTGGAGAGTACCCGAATCAGTTTTGCTTCTCTGCAGCATTGCAGGCGTGTTCGAATAGGCAGTACGCATGGATGGGATTGGTGATTTTTTCGTTTTTATTGAAGACGGGATATTTTGAGTCTGATGTGTGTGTTGGTTGCGCGTTAATTGATTTGTTCGCCAAGGGATTTGGTGATTTGGGGTTAGCTAAGAATGTGTTCGATGAAATGCATGAAAAGAACTCTGTATCCTGGACTTTGATGATTACGAGAACTGCACAGATGGGTTCTCCTAAAGATGCCATCGAGATGCTTTTGGATATGGTTTTGGGAGGGGATATCCCAGACCGCTTCA TTAGTAGCGCGTTATCGGCTTGTAGCGAATTGGGGTGGTTATTTTTCGGGCAGCAGTTGCATTCCTGGCTTGTCAAGAATGGCCTTTGGTTGGATGTCTGTGTGGGGTGCAGTTTGGTGGATATGTATGCGAAGTGTGCGGTCTATAATTCAATGGGCAATTCGCGAAAGGCTTTTGATAGAATGCCGGAACATAATGTCATGTCTTGGACTGCAGTTATCACTGGGTATGTGCGAAGTGGAGAATGTTGCATGGAGGCCATAAAATTATATCGTCAAATGTTGACAGAAGGCAAAGTTAAACCAAATCACTTCACTTTTGCTGCTCTTCTAAAGGCTTGCGGAAATCTTTTGGATCCAAATTTGGGTGAACAGATACATGATCATCTGGTAAAGTTTGGTCTTTCATCGGACAATTGTGTTGGTAACTCTGTCATCAGCATGTACGCCAAGAATGATAGAATGGACGATGCACGAAaagcatttgaattattatttgaaaagaatTTGGTTTCATATAACGCTATGATTGATGGGTATGCACAGAATTTGGAATCTAACGAGGCTTTTGAACTTTATAACCAAACTAAAATATCTGGTACAGGTGGCGATGCTTTTACGTTTTCTAGTCTCTTTAGTGGGGCTGCAAGTATTGGAGCAGTGGGGAAAGGGGAGCAAATGCATGCTCGATTGCTGAAATCTGGTTTTGCATACAATCAACATGTTTGTAATTCTTTGGTCTCTATGTATGCCAGTTGTGGCAACATTGAAGCAGCGTTTCAGGTTTTTGATGAAATGGGAGATCCAAATGTGGTATCTTGGACGTCGATAATCACAGGCTTCGCAAAGCATGGTTTTGCCAACAGGGCTCTGGAATTATTCAAGAAAATGCTTGATTTTGGGGTGAAACCTAATGAGATCACGTATGTAGCCGTTCTCTCTGCGTGTAGCCGCGCAGGGTTAATAGAAGATGCGTGGAGACATTTTCACTCAATGTACAAAGAAGTAGGGATAAAACCGAGAATGGAACACTATGCATGTATGGTTGATGCATTAGGAAGAATGGGATTTTTAGATAAAGCAGTGCAGTTAATCGAATCAATGCCATTTAGGGCTGATGCTCTTGTCTGGCGCACATTGCTGGGTGCCTGTCGTGTTCATGGTAACACAGAACTTGGCAAGCTTGCAGCCAAGGAGATTCTTGAACAAGAACCAAACGACCCAGCAGCATTAGTCCTACTATCTAACTTGTACGCATCAAGTGGTAAATGGGAAAACGTGGCAAAAATTAGAAAAAGTATGAAAGTACAGAATTTAGTCAAGGAGGCGGGGTGTAGTTGGATCGAAATAGCTAGAAAAGTGCATAAATTTTATGTGGGGGATACCAAGCATCCCCAAGCTAAGCAAATATATGAAGAATTGGATCGGTTGGGACAAAGGATTAGGGAGATGGGTTATGTCGCAGACACCAGTTTTGTACCTCATGAGGTTGAAGAGGAACTTAAGGAGCAAATTTTGTCTCAACACAGTGAGAAAATTGCTCTAGCATTTGGCCTCATTAGCACTACTAAACTGATGCCAATTCGAATTTTTAAGAATCTCCGGGTTTGTGGAGATTGCCATACAGCTATGAAGTATATTTCCATGGCAACAAGGAGGGAGATAGTAGTGAGAGACTACAACAGATTTCACCATATCAAGGATGGGAAATGTTCCTGTAATGATTATTGGTGA
- the LOC142551834 gene encoding E3 ubiquitin-protein ligase RZFP34-like isoform X1: MTYSVSRPGFRMDCGLKNQMISHSSANGEYMTEMGFVEYGCSHYRRKCKIVAPCCNEIFDCRHCHNDAKNSIYVDPLERHDIPRHEIERVVCSLCRTEQEVQKTCINCGVNMGNYYCRKCKFFDDDVSKKQFHCDKCGICRTGGEENFFHCDKCECCYANSLRDSHVCVERAMHHNCPVCFEYLFDTTRDVTVSPCGHTIHLDCIKEMERHFQYSCPVCSKSYCDMTRVWEKLDQEVAATPMPEMYHNKMVWILCNDCGETSEVNYHILANKCLNCNSYNTRQTRGSHASCSSSIAEIVR; the protein is encoded by the exons AT GACATATTCTGTGAGCAGGCCAGGATTCAGAATGGACTGTGGTTTGAAGAATCAGATGATTTCTCATTCTTCTGCAAATGGTGAATACATGACGGAGATGGGTTTTGTTGAATATGG GTGCTCTCATTACCGGAGGAAGTGTAAGATTGTAGCACCGTGTTGTAATGAGATATTTGATTGCAGGCACTGCCACAATGACGCAAAG AATTCGATATACGTCGATCCACTCGAACGCCATGATATCCCGCGGCATGAGATAGAGAGG GTTGTCTGTTCTCTATGCCGCACAGAACAAGAA GTTCAAAAAACGTGCATTAATTGTGGGGTCAATATGGGGAATTACTATTGCCGAAAATGTAAATTCTTTGACGATGAT GTTTCCAAGAAACAATTTCACTGTGATAAATGCGGAATTTGCAG AACTGGCGGTGAAGAAAACTTCTTCCATTGCGACAAATGTG AATGTTGCTATGCAAACTCATTGAGAGATTCACATGTTTGTGTAGAGAGAGCAATGCATCACAATTGCCCCGTGTGCTTCGAG TATCTTTTTGACACGACGAGAGACGTCACTGTGTCGCCATGTGGTCACACCATACATCTTGACTGCATCAAGGAAATGGAACGCCATTTCCA GTATTCTTGCCCCGTTTGCTCGAAGTCTTATTGTGATATGACCCGTGTTTGGGAAAAACTTGATCAAGAG GTTGCTGCTACTCCTATGCCTGAAATGTATCATAACAAAATG GTTTGGATCCTTTGCAACGACTGTGGAGAAACATCTGAAGTGAACTATCACATTCTGGCGAACAAATGCTTGAATTGCAACTCGTATAATACTAGGCAGACCAGAGGAAGCCATGCTTCTTGCTCATCAagcatagcagagattgttagatgA
- the LOC142551832 gene encoding uncharacterized protein LOC142551832 gives MSKKGAAALQDDVPWRASSAAKPIPKIHHSPVLRVPQNSYSNYALYVMKHPDPIGDGLGIEAIVEAAGPDCIVPGQVAPIKLLGLKVWPIEIDLKFMEPVSRELKSIGRFMDSAVDLMNKSFIDN, from the exons ATGTCAAAGAAAGGAGCAGCCGCCTTGCAGGATGATGTTCCTTGGAGGGCATCTTCTGCTGCAAAGCCTATTCCGAAAATTCATCACTCGCCTGTTCTTCGTGTACCTCAGAATTCCTATTCAAACTATGCTCTATATGTTATGAAG CATCCAGATCCCATTGGAGACGGCCTAGGAATAGAGGCCATAGTGGAAGCTGCAGGGCCTGATTGCATTGTGCCAGGACAAGTTGCACCTATCAAACTACTTGGTCTTAAG GTATGGCCCATTGAAATCGACTTGAAATTTATGGAACCAGTTTCGCGGGAACTCAAATCAATCGGAAGG TTTATGGATTCAGCTGTCGATCTTATGAACAAATCGTTTATCGACAACTAG